DNA sequence from the Kazachstania africana CBS 2517 chromosome 4, complete genome genome:
ttctctttcttctttttggaTCCGTAGAACCTCCTACTACGTTACTTCTCTTTTTACTATTACTTTCATAGTCGATACTGGGTGTATTTTGCTCCGAATTGATTGTGTATTTTGTATCATTGTTTTGCTTTCTGTTTGCTGCCATAGCCTCTCTTCGAGATTCACTTTTCATAGCTTGTGAAGATCTATGACCTGGTTTACTCTCTATCTTCTCCATTAACTCATAATGTAAATGCATTGCAGGATGGTTATCTGCACCCAATCTTAACTTTACCGGTATCTCTTGATTTCTTATTGCAACTTCATATGCTATTTCCAAACGTTCTTCTAAATGTTGTAATGACTCCACCATAATCGAAGATACATGCATTTTCTCTTCCAAAGATTGCATCAACTCTTCAAAAAGCCCGTTAATATAAGTTAGATCTTTGACTTTGTctgctttctttttctcaaCTAATTCATCACTCACTCTCTTGTCTATAGGTACGGTTAAAAACTTGTCTATCTTTTGATGCAGTTCTGGCATCGAATTTACACATTTCGCATCAATTTCATGTAAGAGCGTCAAATACTTCGAAACCTCAAGAGGAACTTCCTCCAAAACATCAGCAGTGTCGTAGAGTCCTGGATATAAGTTAGCGGGGCTTGTCATTGGTCAAAATACTATTTGGGAGCGTTACTGGATTGAGAACTTATTATCATTTCGAAGTCCTAAGGGTTGactgaaattttccattcaatttttatCAGAACGATCTACGATCGCTCCATACGTTTGTTTACATAACGTTCGGTTcatataattatttattaaaaacGGCAATTATGGAGACGATAAGGTAGTTATTCTTTATTAGCGGTCTGTGATATCTCAAGCATACGTCAAGAAACAACAGGAGAATGTCTGATTTAACCGATATGACAATATCAAAGTTTGGCCATCGGATATAGGCTGATATTCCTGCCTGCGAGAAGGATTGTATGATATTACTTTGGTTGTTAAATTTACATATGTATTATACACATAGTATACGGAAAGTTGCTGTATAATTACCTAACTTaatttgtcatttttttgcagataaaaagaaaatataatctaTTTCATGGATCGTTTAGTGAGTTTCAGATGGAATTTCGAAAACAATTTGCTTACCAGTTAACTTGGAGTAAACTGCTTGGAAAGATTCTAATTTGTAGTCAACTTGTTGGATGTCCTTGGAGTCTAATAAAACCTTTTGGATTTTGTTACCGCCGACTAAGTATCTAACTCTCTTACCGACAATTTCAGTTGGGAAAACCATATCTTCTAAGATTTTGTCGTGAACGGCAGTTAAGGTTCTAGATCTTGGTCTCTTTTGACCTTGTCTGGTGTTTCTAGCTGGCTTTGGTaagattcttctttcagCTAAGAAAATAACGTGTCTGTCAGggaatttcttttctaattcacGAGTTAGCTTGGCTTGAACCTTGTGGTAGGCAGCTAAGGATGGGACAGGGACAAAAATAGTTAAGGCTTTCTTACCACCGGCAACATCGAtcttaaataataataatactttaTGTTAGTAATCTTGTACTAAAAATAGTGCAAACCAAAAGTGTGATAATAGCATAATAGAAAGGACTTGTAGCCACTTGTTatattaccatttttaaatttgttcTATTTCAATAGTTCGAAGAATATAGGGATATTTTAATGATCATAATAAAACTGAAAGAACCTGGCTGTCTTATCGTGTTTTATTCTTTATTCTCCTAAGTCTTATACATGCATCATCACAATCTTATAATAGTTAATCGGTAGACATACTTCTCTGATGGATCTGAATTGCAATGGTCTTAATTCAGCCTTTAAGTCGGCAGAAGAGTTTTCTAACTCAGTGAAAGCTTGGGCAACTTGTAATTCTAATTCAGTTGGAGCCTGAGATAAAATCTTAGCGTGGGTAGACATTATTTGATGGTTTCGCGGTTCACTTAAGCCCTTTAGTGATTGACCTTTAACGTAAAGCTTCGCTTATACTAACAATAATATCTTAATGGAATTAACTATTACCTATGGGATAAACTCTAGCTGGATCTGTCTAGAAAGAGAAGCGATCTCTATCCGGCCTAACTGACCGTACGATCAAGCCCATTTCGGGCACGGGTTACCCAAGTCGCCCACCCTCATCAGCCTAACGAAAATAAGCTGGGCTAAGGTGTCCGTTTAGGCCGCAGACCCATTTTCCGAGAATTCcgaaatttttcaacttgaaaagaaattttgattggAAGAATTAGGGTGTAAGGGTGTAATGTCTAATGTCCGGATGTTACAGTCACGGAAGTTCACGCTATTTTCAACCCAATTCTGTGAAAGATTAAAAAGATATTAAAAGACTTAATCGACCCATGAGAGATGTCGGAGAGGTCAGGCAATTCAAAGATCGGTTAGTGAGACGTAGTTTGATCTATAGATGTGTAGAATGAGAATCAAGATTACCTATTATACTTATCACCTTAATCGCAAGTTTTGTTATTTactctttattttttatactATCTAATATTTTAGTTAAAGTCGGTCTATTCATTTTTACTCGACTGACACAGGCTTACATAGTCCTATCTTACAACTGTAGATCTATTTGTTCAAACGAAATTTTGTATTTCTTCTGAGATACTAAATAAATATTGACAAgtttaaaattttatctgAAAAATCAGTTTTCACTTCTGAAATGTAAAATTAAAAACATattgaaagtgaagaaagTACCAAATATGTCTGCCTGACTCGAGAACCCAGATAACTGGCaatccaaagaaaaaaaaatattatttaatcTGAAACTAGCATGACTTTGCGCTATATATAAGTATTTCCTCTGTAGAATGAGGTGGAATTAAGGGCATAGAACAGTTTTTCTTGGAATTCGACAAAAGGTGGTTCTTCCGGACGATATAGGCCCGATAGATCAACATCCAATATGTTTACTTGCCAAAAGGAATGTGTGTGTGTTATATATCGTGTTTCTCTTCATTTATTGGGACTCTGACCAGCGTTTCTGGTAAGGGAATTTCCTTTTGCTGTCTTATTTCTTCACTGCTCTTATCCATTGCTTCGTCATTACTGCTATTAGTTTTACTGATATCGCCATCCACATTATCGTCATCCCAAATACCAACCTCATAATCCTTCTCCACGTACCTTAATAAACCCAAACTTGCTTCAGATATGGACCTAGTTACCGAATTCCATATCGACATTACATCATTTACCCTTTGTGCATTGCCTTCTATTTGCTTCACCTCATCACTTAATTCATTTAGCTGTAACTTCATTGTATCTGTTAACGCCGCTATCTTTTTAAGAGCAGCCAACTCTCTCTCCTTAGATAGTAACTGTTCTCTTAAATCTGCCATTCCcttcaccttcttcttttttctttatttgtTACTTCAGCTTATTATAGAAAATCAGTTTCCGTGATCTTCTGTTTTGTTGTTGCTATATTTTGTCATATCAAGATTTGGTGTTTTTCATGTTTCTACGATTTTCACCTATTTATAAAGGAAATACGGATTACACACACATAATTACATTAACGGTCCCTAGCTGATGTGGGCAAAGCAGAAATAGGCTTGTCAGATTCATAGCAATTACTATCATTAATTAAAAACGTATTATTTTGCCTATAGTCGTTGATATTTGAATTGTATCAAGAAAACCCAGACATGTAGATGAGACTAATATGAATGTCTCAATGCGAACTTTAgttattcaaagaatctGAATTAGTGAAGGTTCTTATGAAGACAATAACTGATTGAAAGTCTTGGACCGGCCTTCTATTTGAATCTTATAGATTGTGCATTTGTTCCCTAAATTTCCTCAACGATACTGAAAAGATACCACCAGGGACTTTTAAGTTCAATATATCACCAAACACACCCTAGCCGTCAAATAATCTGTCGTTTTGCGGTTAATTagctttcaaaatttcaaatcaccTGTAAATAAGATACTTCAGACAAGGCCATTTTCTATATATCGTTGGAGACATAGAAAGAACAGAAAGTTATTGAGGAAGTTactatttttcaaaagaagaaaacttaACAGAAGCATGTCTGATGATCAACCACCGATAGGAaggaaacaaaaatttatgaatttgatgaaaacaACCAGAGATGTTTATATTCCAAATATAAGATCTACTATATCTCAAAAGACAGCAGAAGGATTCAGGGCCGCAACAACCCCGAGTGAGGGCAGAGTTTTATCCCATCAATATCCGCTCGATATGAACATTAGGATATATCCTACATATACCACCAACCTGAAACctaatttatttgaaacaattgTACGTTTTAACGTAAGCGTTCCTGCAAATTTAAATACAAGGAAAAATAGGCTGATACTGTCATTATGCAAACAGTATCTTAGAACCAACGAGGTAGATGATGAGACGATTGAGCAACATTTTGATGAGGCCCCTTTGGATACTGATACAGAATCTACTTCAAGTAGTAGATTTACCTCTGGAAGCAAACTGAACCTGGCAGAGTCTGTCAATAGTACTGACAACAACGTTTTTCAAAGAGAGAACACTTCCAAAAAAGAGCTTTCCGTTTTGAGGGAAAGGGTGACAGATTTCCTATCTAGATCTGTTCCTGGTGTTGCTACTATCATCGATGTTTCCTCTCCTGATAATCCAGAAGAGGACAAAACGTTCTTTGAGACAACAGATGAGACAGGAAATGTCACTGTTAGGCTCCAAACAAATTACGCACCAAGTTCCATTCGTGTGACGTTAGATACACCTCCTAGTTATCCGTctttaatatcaaaagCTTATGCTTGTAATTTAGTAAATCCTGATGGTATCGGCTTGATTAGTGACATTGACGACACAATAAAACACACTGGAATAACTGGCGACAAGAGATCAATGTTCAGAAACGTTTTTGTAAATAGTGCTGAGACCTGGGTTATTGATAAGATTCCTCTATGGTATAATGCTCTTAGAAATGCAGCTGatgcttcttttttctatGTCTCCAACTCTCCCATCCAGACTTTCCCAGTATTGAACAAATATATCATGGACACTTTGCCCCAGGGTCCACTTTTTCTCAAACAATATTCGGGAAGTTTTTGGTCCAGTATCATGACTTCAAGCGCAAACAGAAAGCTGGACACTATCACCAACATACTCGAAGATTTCCCTCAGAAAAAGTTTATTCTGGTGGGAGATTCTGGAGaacaagattttgaagcCTACATTGGAACAGCATTAAGATATCCTGACCAGATTATAGGAATATATATTCGGTGCTGCAAAAATTCCATGAGTGACATGGGCTTACGCGAACAAGAAGTTCAAAAGGagttaaataatataattaCAAGGGATTACAGTAAACCACTAAGTTCCACTCcatcttcaacaaatatATCACCACGTAAAAGACCACCACCACCGCCAGTTCCAAGGAAAACTTTTCAGTTATCATCAGATCAGTTGAGTGAAATTGACAGGTCACGCTCAAGCCCGGCTCATAGTAGTGACACTATTATAAATGATGGGATGATCGAAACTCCACCACGCTTGCCTTTACGGAAACCATCGTCTAGCCAATTCAGTAATCCCGGGTCTTCAATTCAAACAGTTCCATCAACCTTGAGTGACTACGATACAActgatttatattttgacaGGAAAGCTGAAACATGGAGAGGCAGGGTATCACAAGGAATTCGAGATTTGATAGAAATACAAAAATTCGATATGGGATTGttgtttttcaatgatcCTGAACAATGTCTGGAGGATAGCATGGCGAGAATACGAAGTCTTCAGAAAGACAATTCATAACAAAGCTATAAACAGATATATAGTAGCATTTTATTAGTATAACTAGAAAAGGAGAAAAgtaacatttttttttttgataaagtcCAATAGACTACTTGAAGATTGTCATATTATAATTGTCCTTTATACAATGCTAgcttttttgttttattatttttatagGTCTGATGCTTTTCAGATTGCAACATGGCAATGCGGGTggcattgaaaaaaagcaaaCAGCGGAGAGATAGTTTATGGATGTGAACTTTACTTGCTAAAATTTTACACAGACGACTAAAAGGTTTTACAATGGGCTCCGCAGATGCCAAGATGACAGAGCAGGACTCTCATGAGCTTCCTGCCAAATCTATAAGGGGCAAACCAGGAAATCAAAGCCAAAACAATCTGCGGATTGATGAAAACGACAACTTAActacaaagaaagaaagtaGTAAGAGAAGCACCAAGGAgtcaaatattcaaaggGGAAAGCCGAAGGATAAAATTAGGAAGAATTCTTCAAGCGTTAGGACTGGATCTAAGACGAACAATGAAGAGGATCCTGAATTAATAAAGAGGGATGGCAGGACTAAGAATGGCTCATCGGtaagaagaaggagaagGCCGAACAAAACTAATACTGAAGGTAAAGTTACATCTTCACAGACCCAGAAAGAGGATTTTAAGAAGGCACCAGGAGGTGgagagaagaagaaggcaAAAACCCGTACTGCAAATGCTCAAGTAAGAAATActcaatataataatttctcCATAGATCCACAGGCCAACTTGCTCATGAAGGAAAGGGAGGATCAAATTAATCTTTGTATTCATAAGCTAGGTCCAAGTGCCTTCAAGCTTTTCAGAAAAGGTCGTTATGTCACTTCCTATGGTTTTATACCGAAGCGGAGCAAGTCGACAATAGTCCAAAAAATCGGGACTTTTCTGATTAATATACCGCTTAATTATCCTGCTACACCAATAAAACTAGCTAGTAATCGGAATGAAGATCCTGAATCAATAGAATCCCTTGagcaaaatcaaataataaaaaatttcaacaataaAGCACGTGAATTGAACACTGAAAACTATTCACTCATATCACAACTCAATTATCTTATAAATGAGATAGATCGTTTGGCGAACAaagattttctttcctCAGATAAACGGAAGAATGAATTCTATACAAGTTTTTTAACAAATTAGGTGAACGCACAATACTTTATATACCGATAGGCTTCCTCATATCTACACATACGTTTACATATATACACTTAAATGTAGTTATCACGAAGGGCACTTTTGCGCTGCTATATATGAAGAGTTTAGTCTGACCATTGTGAAACAATTAAGTGTACAATCAGTTTGTTCGGCTGtctcaaaataaaatatactaCGCGAAAATGCCAAGTTGGATCATCGATCTATGTGGATCTGGAGATATATCTAGAACTTTTGGGAGAGACACTCAATTAAATACTGATCTTAACTTCTACTGAATATATTAAGGTTATCCCAGGATATATATTCACATTCATAAGATCAATTGGTTAGTAGGGCAGAAACTCTTTTCCAGTATGCCCGATTCATCGAAACCATCAAATGCCTGGATCACGCCACACAACTACCAAAAACGCTCAGTTTCTTTAGAAGAAGCTACCAATCCAAATCTATTACTATCACGTTCCACAGATGACTTAATCAGTACAGGTTTATCTCTTGCAGGTATTggtttaaagaaaaatgaaggtCCACTCAAAAGGACGCGGtattcattcaaaatgaagTCCAAAAATCGTTCAGAAAGTGATATCTCAGGTCCTGAAAGTACCGTACTCAATTCTAAGTTTAATATTATGTCAATGCCAGACGAGAAAACTGTTAATATGCTTTTCAGTGAAATGCTAGAGGATGGGACCTTCTTTTGGGGTTCTGCTCAGGGAAACCTTCAAAAGGTATCCAGTAAAAGAAAGTGGGAATTAATATGTAAGATAAAATCAGTACCAGATACCacagataatgaaaaggaGAAAAAGGAATCTAagtttttttcaaacttggataattttccaataaaagATCCTGATATTTCTAGATCATTATATCAGATAGAAAAGGTACTAAGGCAATCTCAAATGTGTGATAAATTTGTGAAAGAAAACCATATCCAAATGCTTTTGGATATCATACCTTCAATCAGCAGTTCTTTCCAGTACGTGTACCTCCAATGTTTCAAAACTCTACTGAACAACGCCGAAGCTCGAGCTCAAATAATCAAATCCAATACTGTACTTCAATActttattgatttgatgATTAACGAAGGTACCTCGCTAAGAACAAAATTGCAATCAAGCCAGCTGTTATTATTGCTGACTTACGTAGATGCAGAAATGGGATACAAAGTTATATGGAGCAATCTCGAGAAGAAACTACAATTGTGGCTCAATGATCTTAACGAGATCATTCTCAATCCTGATTCAATCATAAAAGAGGAGAAATCAGCCCAGTTTTACATTCAGTTATTGAGGCCAAAACAGCTAATAACAGAGTATTTATCATCATGCATGTTtctgataaattcaatcaTTGAAGGGTTCCCattacaaaatgaaaaatactCTGTTCtcgaaaaattaaaagatgtAGAGTTACCTAAACTATTTTTTGAACTAAGTGCTTTAGACTCTAAGGTTAttcaagaacaaatatatCGTTACAAGAAAAACGACGAGAATATTCGactaaaaataataaatgaaaatccATTATCTATACCTGATATCTCTTATGGGGCGACGCTTATGCTTTTGATAGAAAAATCGAAGTCTACTCCTCTGGAAGAACCAATCGGTGCATTACTAGATTCTGTTTTAAAGATATTAGATACACGAACATACTCGGAGTCAATTAAGTTATTTGCCTCAGTAAGTTCACTCTTGACTTACCTGGTGGATAAGCTTGATTCTACTATCAGCTCTGCAGAAAATGCTAATTCGTTGAAGCCCGTATTACAGgattcaattgaaagattaatAGATAATTTGGAATCTGATGAGGTTGCAAGAAGAGCCATGAAGGAATTAAGAGAATCAGAAACTGTTATAAAAGATCTTAACACAGAAATccataatttgaaaagggAAAAGAATTCCAGTAAAGAAGACATTTTAGAGCAACTAGAAGAAGTCAGTACAATTCTAGATGAGAAAGAGacagaaattgaaaacCTAACATTGAATGTAAATAAGCTCGAAGAGCTGTtgagagaagaaaagaagaaaaatcaacATTTTATTGCACACCAGCAATTCAATGAGCCAACTaagtcaaaattttcactttttAATAACCTTGGAGGCTCGACTGCCAATCAAAGAACTTTAAAAAGAGCCAATTCtacatcaatttttaaaagcAAAAGAGTTGCATCTCTATCATCATATCTTCAGAAAGCATCTGAAACGGAATTATCTAACGGTCCCACGGATGATACAAGCAGTATTTCTATGTCTCCTACAGGGGACTTCCTTCCTCTGAGGACAATTCCACcaaaagatatttcattaatgaatAAAAAGGGTatcaaattaattgaatCATCACCTAGATCGATAACCACCATTGGTGAGcctgaatttttgaaaaaaatggacACACCATTAAATTCTACCTTGccagaaaatttaaaatcaaaagcGCTACATTTGGATTTCGCTGGAGACTCTTCGTTATCTTTGAGAAGCACACTACCATCTTCCCCATCTCAACCTCATTCTACTAAGATCGATACTCCAACAACACCTCTAGCTTCTTCAAAGGATGTACCAGTAGCTCCACCACCACCAGCATTTTTACAGAGTACTACGAAAAGCATTTCACCAACCTTATTAGTTCCTACTCCTCCTCCtccaccaccaccaccaccttTATTTTTGACAATTAATCAGAACACGACATCCAAAAGTTCAAAGGAAACATCTCTTACGGCCGTATCCCCTGTTGCTAATTCAAATGATCCTCAAATTCCAATGCCTCCGCCACCACCTCCACTTCCAATGACTTTCAATGCGGCTTCTAACAATCTAATTACAGAGCCTAATGTTGAAATAGTAAAAAGTGAGGAAATAAGACTGAAACAGATTCATTGGGAGAAAGTTGAGGACATCGAGTCAACTTTATGGCATGATTCTGCACGCCGTGAAGAAACGGCTAAAGAGTTGAAGTTAGATGGAATCTTTGACCAAGTCATGGACACTTTCCAAgttaaaaatataaaaatgaagaagcGTGATACTACAACGGCCAGtaaaaaacaaaatggAACTCTGTTGCCACGAAATTTGGCACAACAATTTGGTATCAACCTTCATATGTTTTCGTCACTTGGTACAGATGAATTTGTCGAGAAAGTCCTGGAATGTAATAGCGATATTGTTTCCAATGTGTCCGttttagaattttttaataaagaagaattaaCATCAATTCCCACGTCTTTAATTCAGAAGTTTACACCATACGCcgaaaatatcaaatcgAAATTCGAATTAGAGAGAGCAGATAGAATATTTTTCGAATTGTGCTTCCAATTGCATTCGTACTGGCGTGAAAGGTCAAATTGCTTACTGATTTTGAACACTTATGAAAAGGACTACTATGATTTGATGTATAAGTTGAAAAAAGTCGACGATGGAATTCAGAGGTTACTTTCATCAAGTAAATTTAGAGATTTCCTCTATATTATAATAGAGATTGGTAATTATATGAATAAGAAAACTGTAAATGGTATACGAATTGGTTCATTAAATAAACTAGTTTTTGTTAAATCAAGTTTGGATAATaatgtttcatttttacaTTTTATCGAAAAGATAATCAGGGTGAAATATCCCGATATTTACTCATTTATCAACGAACTGAGAATAATACAGGACCTTGGTAAACTATCTATTGATCAACTGGAGTACGATTCTCAAGAATTCTGTTCGAAAATCAATAAGATGTCAAACGATTTAGAAAAGGGCAAGCTGTCTAAAGCTGATAGAATAGATCCAAGAGATCAACTCTTGAAAAAGACAAAATACAAGGTACTTCGTGCTAAGAGCAAAAGTGAATTAATGAGGCATCAACTAAAACTATTAGGCCATGATTATGCCAAGATAATGAGATATTTTGGTGAAGATGCAAGTGACAGAGATAGTAAGAATGCATTTTTCACCAATATCTTCGAATTCATACAAGTTTTCAAGAAGTGCTCCAAAgagaatattgaaaaggaagaaatggAGAGAGTGTATGAGCAAAGGCAAAAAATGTTTGATATGCGGAagaaagaggaagaagagcaaacacaagaaaaagagcaaaatgatgaaaacCGCAGTATAGTTGATGCTTTAATAATGCAGTTACGCGTAGTGGAAAAACCGAATGAACCTTTAAGAGATAGAAGAAAGACCAAAATTACTGGTAACAGCCACACTAATAACACCAACGAACAGTTGCTGGAAAGAACACAGGCAATGTTGCAAGATATTCAGAATATatgaaatttcataatTTGCCCAGCTGAATTATATCTTGTATTTACTGATTTGTCAAGGATCCCATGCTCTCACTAGTATCAGATGAATGGAATTCTTCTATCCTACTACTACATTCGCTATGCGgtaattaaaaaaaaatttacgCTCGGCTCGTATGAAACCCTGGCGAGGGAGGAAAAAGTGCGTCCCAAAGAGGCAATACCATCACTTGTCAATATTATTAGGAGGGGTGATTGAATTGTCTCTCGATTTCCGGGCTGAAACTTTTCCGCTGGACGAGAATGCTGCTCGAGAGGAAAACACAGCACCAGCTTTCACAGTTCGGCTTCTCGAGGATTTGAGGGTGACAATATTCGCAGGCACCGAACAGCTTCTATTGCTAGGCCAGTTGACATCAATATGCATTCCTTTCTATGCTAAACAGAATGATATTCATGCAACCGATCCTACTTCGATTCACATGGCCGGACCCACTCTTTTTG
Encoded proteins:
- the PHO23 gene encoding Pho23p (similar to Saccharomyces cerevisiae PHO23 (YNL097C); ancestral locus Anc_2.183): MTSPANLYPGLYDTADVLEEVPLEVSKYLTLLHEIDAKCVNSMPELHQKIDKFLTVPIDKRVSDELVEKKKADKVKDLTYINGLFEELMQSLEEKMHVSSIMVESLQHLEERLEIAYEVAIRNQEIPVKLRLGADNHPAMHLHYELMEKIESKPGHRSSQAMKSESRREAMAANRKQNNDTKYTINSEQNTPSIDYESNSKKRSNVVGGSTDPKRRKRRTNNNNIMDNSSNAPNILTGISGSSSSSASSNKNSTGNPKANKTSDTIVNNKGERVNEYGEPLYCYCNQIAYGEMVGCDGESCELEWFHLPCIGLTTLPKGKWYCDECKKKM
- the RPS7B gene encoding 40S ribosomal protein eS7 (similar to Saccharomyces cerevisiae RPS7B (YNL096C) and RPS7A (YOR096W); ancestral locus Anc_2.188), with product MSTHAKILSQAPTELELQVAQAFTELENSSADLKAELRPLQFRSIREIDVAGGKKALTIFVPVPSLAAYHKVQAKLTRELEKKFPDRHVIFLAERRILPKPARNTRQGQKRPRSRTLTAVHDKILEDMVFPTEIVGKRVRYLVGGNKIQKVLLDSKDIQQVDYKLESFQAVYSKLTGKQIVFEIPSETH
- the BNR1 gene encoding formin BNR1 (similar to Saccharomyces cerevisiae BNR1 (YIL159W); ancestral locus Anc_5.717) — translated: MPDSSKPSNAWITPHNYQKRSVSLEEATNPNLLLSRSTDDLISTGLSLAGIGLKKNEGPLKRTRYSFKMKSKNRSESDISGPESTVLNSKFNIMSMPDEKTVNMLFSEMLEDGTFFWGSAQGNLQKVSSKRKWELICKIKSVPDTTDNEKEKKESKFFSNLDNFPIKDPDISRSLYQIEKVLRQSQMCDKFVKENHIQMLLDIIPSISSSFQYVYLQCFKTLLNNAEARAQIIKSNTVLQYFIDLMINEGTSLRTKLQSSQLLLLLTYVDAEMGYKVIWSNLEKKLQLWLNDLNEIILNPDSIIKEEKSAQFYIQLLRPKQLITEYLSSCMFLINSIIEGFPLQNEKYSVLEKLKDVELPKLFFELSALDSKVIQEQIYRYKKNDENIRLKIINENPLSIPDISYGATLMLLIEKSKSTPLEEPIGALLDSVLKILDTRTYSESIKLFASVSSLLTYLVDKLDSTISSAENANSLKPVLQDSIERLIDNLESDEVARRAMKELRESETVIKDLNTEIHNLKREKNSSKEDILEQLEEVSTILDEKETEIENLTLNVNKLEELLREEKKKNQHFIAHQQFNEPTKSKFSLFNNLGGSTANQRTLKRANSTSIFKSKRVASLSSYLQKASETELSNGPTDDTSSISMSPTGDFLPLRTIPPKDISLMNKKGIKLIESSPRSITTIGEPEFLKKMDTPLNSTLPENLKSKALHLDFAGDSSLSLRSTLPSSPSQPHSTKIDTPTTPLASSKDVPVAPPPPAFLQSTTKSISPTLLVPTPPPPPPPPPLFLTINQNTTSKSSKETSLTAVSPVANSNDPQIPMPPPPPPLPMTFNAASNNLITEPNVEIVKSEEIRLKQIHWEKVEDIESTLWHDSARREETAKELKLDGIFDQVMDTFQVKNIKMKKRDTTTASKKQNGTLLPRNLAQQFGINLHMFSSLGTDEFVEKVLECNSDIVSNVSVLEFFNKEELTSIPTSLIQKFTPYAENIKSKFELERADRIFFELCFQLHSYWRERSNCLLILNTYEKDYYDLMYKLKKVDDGIQRLLSSSKFRDFLYIIIEIGNYMNKKTVNGIRIGSLNKLVFVKSSLDNNVSFLHFIEKIIRVKYPDIYSFINELRIIQDLGKLSIDQLEYDSQEFCSKINKMSNDLEKGKLSKADRIDPRDQLLKKTKYKVLRAKSKSELMRHQLKLLGHDYAKIMRYFGEDASDRDSKNAFFTNIFEFIQVFKKCSKENIEKEEMERVYEQRQKMFDMRKKEEEEQTQEKEQNDENRSIVDALIMQLRVVEKPNEPLRDRRKTKITGNSHTNNTNEQLLERTQAMLQDIQNI
- the APP1 gene encoding phosphatidate phosphatase APP1 (similar to Saccharomyces cerevisiae APP1 (YNL094W); ancestral locus Anc_2.193), whose amino-acid sequence is MSDDQPPIGRKQKFMNLMKTTRDVYIPNIRSTISQKTAEGFRAATTPSEGRVLSHQYPLDMNIRIYPTYTTNLKPNLFETIVRFNVSVPANLNTRKNRLILSLCKQYLRTNEVDDETIEQHFDEAPLDTDTESTSSSRFTSGSKLNLAESVNSTDNNVFQRENTSKKELSVLRERVTDFLSRSVPGVATIIDVSSPDNPEEDKTFFETTDETGNVTVRLQTNYAPSSIRVTLDTPPSYPSLISKAYACNLVNPDGIGLISDIDDTIKHTGITGDKRSMFRNVFVNSAETWVIDKIPLWYNALRNAADASFFYVSNSPIQTFPVLNKYIMDTLPQGPLFLKQYSGSFWSSIMTSSANRKLDTITNILEDFPQKKFILVGDSGEQDFEAYIGTALRYPDQIIGIYIRCCKNSMSDMGLREQEVQKELNNIITRDYSKPLSSTPSSTNISPRKRPPPPPVPRKTFQLSSDQLSEIDRSRSSPAHSSDTIINDGMIETPPRLPLRKPSSSQFSNPGSSIQTVPSTLSDYDTTDLYFDRKAETWRGRVSQGIRDLIEIQKFDMGLLFFNDPEQCLEDSMARIRSLQKDNS
- the SMU2 gene encoding Smu2p (similar to Saccharomyces cerevisiae YIL161W; ancestral locus Anc_5.719) — protein: MTEQDSHELPAKSIRGKPGNQSQNNLRIDENDNLTTKKESSKRSTKESNIQRGKPKDKIRKNSSSVRTGSKTNNEEDPELIKRDGRTKNGSSVRRRRRPNKTNTEGKVTSSQTQKEDFKKAPGGGEKKKAKTRTANAQVRNTQYNNFSIDPQANLLMKEREDQINLCIHKLGPSAFKLFRKGRYVTSYGFIPKRSKSTIVQKIGTFLINIPLNYPATPIKLASNRNEDPESIESLEQNQIIKNFNNKARELNTENYSLISQLNYLINEIDRLANKDFLSSDKRKNEFYTSFLTN
- the DAD2 gene encoding Dad2p (similar to Saccharomyces cerevisiae DAD2 (YKR083C); ancestral locus Anc_5.676), which translates into the protein MADLREQLLSKERELAALKKIAALTDTMKLQLNELSDEVKQIEGNAQRVNDVMSIWNSVTRSISEASLGLLRYVEKDYEVGIWDDDNVDGDISKTNSSNDEAMDKSSEEIRQQKEIPLPETLVRVPINEEKHDI